One genomic segment of Hemiscyllium ocellatum isolate sHemOce1 chromosome 49, sHemOce1.pat.X.cur, whole genome shotgun sequence includes these proteins:
- the LOC132837336 gene encoding histone H4-like, producing MSGRDKGGKGLGKGGAKRHCKVLCDNIQGITKPAIRRLARRGGVKCISGLIYEETRRMLKVLQENVIRNAVTYTEHGKCKTVTTMDVYTMKRQNRTIYGFGG from the coding sequence ATGTCTGGAAGAGACAAAGGAGGCAAAGGACTGGGAAAAGGTGGAGCGAAGCGACACTGCAAAGTGCTCTGTGATAATATCCAGGGTATCACAAAACCAGCCATCCGGCGCCTGGCTCGCCGTGGCGGGGTCAAATGCATCTCGGGCTTGATCTATGAGGAGACCCGGAGGATGCTGAAGGTTTTGCAGGAGAATGTAATCAGGAATGCGGTCACCTACACAGAGCACGGCAAGTGCAAGACGGTAACCACTATGGATGTGTATACTATGAAGCGCCAGAACCGCACCATCTATGGATTCGGTGGCTGA